The sequence AACCTCGATGCTGTCGCCAGTGCGGTTGTCGGTGATCGTGATGGTTTCGGGCACTGGATTCTCCTGAGGGGCGTACCCACCCATCCTAGGCGCTCCCAGGGGATTCCCTAATCGCCGCGGATGCACTGCACATCAGTGCTGTGGCGCAACAGCGTCTGGCTGCGCGCACAACGGAACAGTGTTTCCATTCGGGCCGCAGCGTGGACGACCTCACTCGTCGGGATCGATGCCCGGCACCTTTGCGTGTTCCTCGAGGATCACCTCGCCGATCGTCTCCGCCACAACCCTCGCTGCGGCCGATGGCAGGCCCCTGCGTCGGCGGATCATGCCTACCGACCGGCGGGGCACGCCTGTGATCGGGATTGCGCGCCACGGTCCCTGCAGGCCTACGTTGGCGAGGCCCATGCTCGTGGCGGATGCCGGCACCACCCCCGCGCCGAAGCCTCCGAAGGCGAGCGAGGCCAACAGCCGCATGCCGTCGAACTCGGCACGGGCCCGGAGCTCCACGCCGGCCTCGGTGGCCGCCCTGTCGAGCACATCGCGGAATGCGGTGCCGGGAGCTTCGAGCAGCAGCTCGTGCTCGGCGAGGTCGGTGAGCGTGACCTCCTCGCGGTCGTGCAGTGGATGGCCCTCGGGGGCTATGACCACGCGGTCCTCGGTGAACAGCGGCTGCACGTCCACATCGGGGTGTTCGACCGGGAGGTTGATCACGGCTAGGTCCACGGTGCCGCTCGTGGTGCCGAGCAGGAGCGCACTCGAAGGCGCATCCAGCACGACCACGCGGACCTCGGGGTACTTGTCCCACAGTCGTTGCAGCAGGGGGGCGACCAGCCAGCGGGCGGTGGTGCCGATCACACCCAGGCTCACAGCACCGACCACCACGTCGCGCAGGTAGGCGAGGTCGGAGTCGAGCGCGTTGAACTCGCCTTCGATCCGCCGGGCCCGTTCGAGTGCAGCGAGGCCCTCCGGTGTGGGCTCGGTCGTCGCCCGGTCGATGAGTGTCACGCCGAGATCGGACTCGAGGCGGCTGATGTGGGCGGACACGTTGGATTGCACGGTTCCGAGCGCCTTGGCGGCAGCAGAGAAGGACTTGTGCTCGGACACGGCGAGCAGGGCTCGGAGCTGCTTACGATCCATCGCTGAGAACGATAACAGATATCGACCATATTGCGTTGACCGATTGCTTGCTACTGGCTAACTTGATGATCACAACAAAACGCCTGAGGGCGCGGACGGTTCCCCCCAACCGACCCCCTTGGCGCAGCGTCCCTGGTTTCCCCCCAACCGGGACGCATTGCTGAAGGACTGGTGCCCCCCCGCCAGTCCTTCAGCCCGTTTTAGGGCGGACATCGTCCGGGGCTGCCTGTAGCGTCCAATGCGATGACCGACGACCGCACCGATTCAGATCCTTCTGCCGAGCCCACGTCCGGCGCGCCGCAGGGGGCGGCGTTCTTCGACCTTGACCGCACGCTGTTGATCGGCGCCTCCGGGCCATACATCAGCGAGGCACTGCGCCACGTGGGCCTCTTGTCCGGCGGGTCCAACCCGCTTGAATCACTCGTGTTCAAGGTCTTCAACACGATCGGCGAGACCAGGCCGGCCATGCTGATCACCCGCCAGGGTGCCCGGCTGGCCAAGGGCTGGAGCCTCGATCTGGTCCGTGCCGCGGCGGACATGGCCGCCGAGCCACTCGCCGAGGCCGTGGTTCCCTATGCCAAGCCGATCTTCGAGGAGCACCGGGCGGCGGGTCGCAGACTCGTGATCGCCACCACCACGCCGGTCGACCTCGTGAAGCCGCTGGCCGACGCCCTCGGCTTCGATGACGTGATCGCCACCCGCTACGGCCAACAGGAAGGGCGCTACGACGGCACCATCGACGGCATGTTCATCTGGGGCCGAGACAAGGCGAAGGCAGTCGCCGAGTACGCCGAGGCCAACGGGATCGACCTCGACGCGAGCTACGCCTATTCCGATTCCTTCTACGACGTGCCGCTGCTCTCGGTGGTCGGGCACCCCACGGCGGTCAACCCCGACCCGCGCATGTTGGCGATGGCCACCCTGCGGCGCTGGCCGGTGATGCACCTCGACGTGCCCGACGGAGTGCCCAAGTTCCTCGGGGTCGAGCCCCAGCAGGCAATGCAGTACCTCGCCCAACCGCAGGCCTTCCCGTACGTGCGCTTCGACATCGAGGGACTCGAGCGCATTCCGCTGCACGGTAAGTCCATCCTCGTGGCCAATCACCGCAGCTACTTCGACCCGCTGGCGGTTGGCTTCACGCTCGCCCGCCGTGGGCGTACGGTCCGCTTCCTGGGCAAGAAGGAAGTGTTCGACGCGCCGGTGGTGGGCGACATCGCTGCGGCAATGGGCGGCATCCGGGTGGACCGCGGAACCGGCTCCGACGAGCCGCTGCACGCCGCCGAGGAGGCTCTGGCCGCGGGGGAGATGGTGGCCGTGATGCCTCAGGGGACCATCCCGCGCGGGCCCGCCTTCTTCGACCCCGAGCTGAAGGGGCGGTGGGGTGC is a genomic window of Actinomycetes bacterium containing:
- a CDS encoding LysR family transcriptional regulator, with the protein product MDRKQLRALLAVSEHKSFSAAAKALGTVQSNVSAHISRLESDLGVTLIDRATTEPTPEGLAALERARRIEGEFNALDSDLAYLRDVVVGAVSLGVIGTTARWLVAPLLQRLWDKYPEVRVVVLDAPSSALLLGTTSGTVDLAVINLPVEHPDVDVQPLFTEDRVVIAPEGHPLHDREEVTLTDLAEHELLLEAPGTAFRDVLDRAATEAGVELRARAEFDGMRLLASLAFGGFGAGVVPASATSMGLANVGLQGPWRAIPITGVPRRSVGMIRRRRGLPSAAARVVAETIGEVILEEHAKVPGIDPDE
- a CDS encoding HAD-IB family hydrolase — protein: MTDDRTDSDPSAEPTSGAPQGAAFFDLDRTLLIGASGPYISEALRHVGLLSGGSNPLESLVFKVFNTIGETRPAMLITRQGARLAKGWSLDLVRAAADMAAEPLAEAVVPYAKPIFEEHRAAGRRLVIATTTPVDLVKPLADALGFDDVIATRYGQQEGRYDGTIDGMFIWGRDKAKAVAEYAEANGIDLDASYAYSDSFYDVPLLSVVGHPTAVNPDPRMLAMATLRRWPVMHLDVPDGVPKFLGVEPQQAMQYLAQPQAFPYVRFDIEGLERIPLHGKSILVANHRSYFDPLAVGFTLARRGRTVRFLGKKEVFDAPVVGDIAAAMGGIRVDRGTGSDEPLHAAEEALAAGEMVAVMPQGTIPRGPAFFDPELKGRWGAVKLAHATGAPIVPVGIWGTERVWPRSSKVPNVANVLAPPTVRIRVGEPVDIKGDDLDEDTAAMMAAIVDLLPAEAREQREPTEEELAATYPDGKVPADVDEAAGHESDRRPGTD